DNA from Pseudobacteroides sp.:
TGGTCCTATTCCTTCAGTTTGTGTACCTATTTTTCCATTGATGTGGTATGCAAATTGGGTTATAGAATAATTAAGTGAAGTACCGTCTGGTTTTGTAGGATAGTTATTAGTATCATAATAAGTATCGCTCAGCAATACGCCGTCACCGTCATTCAGTGTATAAACTGTAAGAGGCTTTCCGGCAGTACTATAGTTTGTTCTTGTATATACATATTTCATAATACCATTTGCATCTTTTTTAAACGGTTCCCTCTTAACATCGTACTTTGTTGTGGCAACACTTTAACATCCGGAGTTGAATCTCCATATGTCTCAGGAATTGGTGGAATATTTGCCGGAGCACTTACATTAGCTGTAGCCGGACCCACTACTTCAAACCCGGTATTAATCTTATTGCCATCCCAGTCGTATAAATATACACCATTCCAACTATCATCCATGGTTTGCGAATATTGAAGAAAAACATATGCTTGGCTATACTTAAGCACTTTAAACTTAATTACCGCAACAACACCTGAAGTTTCAGCAACCCCAGCTTGCTTATATGCTCCTATATCCGTATATCCCATAGCAAAATTCAATATACCTTTTTCCAGGTTATTTCTGGCTGTTGTAAAGGGCGAATATGCACTATTCAAAAAGATATTTCTTCCTGAAGGAACCGTAGTTGCAGTAAAAGGACTTAGGTCATTTAGTAATGGTTTTAAAATCGATGGATCATATCTTAAATTTAACTGACAACCTGATAATAAATTAATCTTATCAAGCTTTACAGTAGCTGTAATAATATCACCCTGAGCTGCTATGGTTTTATCGAAGTTAACACTAACATTCCCTAAATCTTCATCTTTTATTGTAAGCTTATAGCTATCGATAGCTGTGTAGCCTGACACGGAAAAAACTTTAGCATAATATTCCCCTTGCGGAAGCTGAATATTAATTGTTTCATCTGCATTTCCTGTAAGAGTGGAACTGTTTTTCAATGTAAAATTACCTGTAATTTCATCATAAGAATATATGCATAAATTATAATCTTTCCCTACAGGGATGTTCTGAAGTCTTACACCTAAATTGGTATTCTTATAGATATTAAATTTATAGACATCATCATCATACAGATTGTCAATAGTACCAAAAATGCTGCTTCCAAGATAAACTGAATTACCAAAGTATTTCACATCGTACATGTCATCATTCATTTCGTATGAATCAGGTGAATATACTCCTGCTGTAAGTTCATAATTATCAACAGGGTCTGATAGTCTTGACATCATCAGATTTAGCAGTATCTTTATAAACTATAATGATGTTTTTCTTTGTAAGTTCCTTCAGCGACTTGCCGCTTTCACCTTTATTGTCAGCAGTAGATTTTTCCTCTACCTGATCCGGCACCTTATTATTAACTATGCCGTTATTCTCGCTGCTTTCTTCACTTGAAGCTAACTCGGATTCAATTTTCTTTTCTGCTTTTGACTCAATTTGTTGAGATTCATCACCAGAGTTTGCAGAACTATAAGAAATTCCCGTTGTTAATAACAGTTGAAGAACAAACACGACCAATACTATAAATGATATCAGTCTCTTATTATGTGTCATTTTAGTCCTCCTTTGTTGAAATAATATAAGATTATTGTAAACATTCTCATATGGCCCTCTTCTTCTATCATTCTCCCTCCTTCTATTTACATTAATGGAACAGTATGATTAAATCTACATTATGTAAAGTATACTTTTTTTCTTGTACTTTCAATATTTTTCATAATAACATAGTGTTAATTTTATATTTTATATTAATACATTGCATATGGCTAATACTTACATCGCAAATCTCATAGCGGTCTTTCACCGTAAATTAAGCCATCCTTTAGTAAATGTCAAATGTCAAAATAGTCTAATTGACCTATTAAACCTCTTCCTGATTTCTGGTATAATTTATTGTATAATATCCATTTCTTATTTTCCTTTGAAATTTGCCTCATCCACTATTCACTATCAATATTTAATTTTATTTAGCTAAAACTAAAAATATATTTTCTCTTTTCAAAAATCCATTTGGGAGTGTTTTTTCTATGAAAATAAAATTCATATATTTTTTATTATGTTTAATGATTTTCATAACATCAATCAATGATATATCTGCCTATAATACAGGCTGGTACAATGCATCTGTAAAATCAATTGAGGAGGGCAGTGTACCTGATGTAAGCAGTCTGGTTTTAGATGCTCCTGCAGGTAAATATGGCTTTGTACAAGTAAAAGATGGCCATTTTTATTTTGAGAATGGTAAAAGGATAAAATTCTGGGGTGTTAATTTTTCTTTTGGGGCAAATTTTCCTACCCATGAAAATGCTGAAAAAGTAGCAAATGACCTATCAAAATTAGGATTTAATATAGTTCGCCTTCATCATATGGATACAGAGCCTTCACCAGTAGGTATATTTAAAAATGGTGGTAATACTCTGGAATTGGATGAAAATCAGTTGGATAAGCTTGATTATCTTATCTACCAGTTAAAATCAAAGGGCATCTATATAAATATGAACCTACTAGTAGGTAGAAAATTCAAAAAATCCGATGGTATCTTAGAGGAAATAAACAGTAATTCTAAAGTAGCGGCTTTATTTGATGATAAACTTATATCTTTACAAAAGGATTATGCTAAAAAGGTTTTAACTCATTATAATAAATATACCAAAATGACATATGCAGAAGATCCATGTTTAGCAATGGTAGAAATTTCAAACGAATATTCAATATTTGCTACCCTAAACAAAGATATTAATTCGGGGCTTTTTTACAGTATAGACAATGATCTTTCAAAATATTATGAAAATATGCTTGATTTAAAATGGTCACAGTGGTTGAAAAATAAATACGGTACACTCAAAGCTTTAGAATCAGCTTGGGGTGATAAACAAGAGACTTTTACAGGCAATAAGGTCTTAAATAACAGCTTTGAAGACTACTCATTAAAACCATGGATGTTCGAAATACATAATGGTATTAAAAGTAACTATACTTACGATTCCAATAGCACCGATGGGCAAAAATCTATAAAAGTAGAAGTTGATAAAGTAATGGCTAAAGGTTATCAGCTTCAGTTAAAGCAGCTTGGTATTCAATTAAAGAAAGGCAAAAGGTATCTATTAACATTCAATTCAAAAGCTTCAAATTCAAAGAATATCAACTTAAACTTTATGAATAATAAAAGTCCTTATCAGAATTATGGGCTTAATGAAAGCTTCAATATAACAACTTCATGGAATAAATACAGCACTATTTTCTTAAGCACTGAGAATACCGACAAAAATTCAAGACTTTCATTTAGCTTAGGAAACAGCATAGGTACTATCTGGTTTGATGATATTTCATTAACCGAACTTAAACAGCACGGAATTAATGATGATGAAAAAGGAGGATTTAACAGCATAAAACGCACTAAATGGATTGATCGGATGGCTGTAACACCAAATCGCTTTAATGATAATATTGAGTTTTACTACAGCTTAGAAAAAATCTACTTCCAGGATATGTTGAATTTTTTAAAAAACGAGCTTAAGGTTAAAACCCCTACTTCTACATCAAGCGGCTATTATGGTTTGACAGATTTATACGCACAATGTGAAGGGGACTTTACTAATTCTCATATTTATTGGGATCATCCTGTGTTTCCTGAAAAGCCCTGGGACTCAAAAAATTTTACCATGAAAAACTTATCATTAATTGAGCAAAATGGACAAACAAAAAGTAAGAATTATTTAAGCGGTATAATAGGCAGTATTGCAAAGTCAAAGGTTATAGATAAACCTCTGGTTGTTAGCGAAATAAACCTCTGCTTTCCCAATAATTATGAATATGAGCTTACTCCTATTTTAGCTGCCTATGCTTCATTACAAGACTGGGATGGAATCATTTTTTATTCATACTCTCATAATGGGAACTTTATTAATAATAAAAATATGATTGAAAACTACTTTGACCTAAAATCAAGTTCCGGAAAATTATCTCAAATGCCTTCCTGCTCAGCATTTTTTTTAAAAAGCTATTTATCAAAAGCATTAAAAACCATCACCGTGGATTTCCCCTATGATTATATATTCAAACTTTTTCCCGAAAGCTCTATTGTAGAGGATATTCACAAAGTAATCCCTAGTTCTTTACTTTATACTCATATGCTTCAAACAAGTTTAAACTCAAAATCAAATATCAGTAAATTAAACTCATTAACACCTGAGGAATACAAAAAATTGATAAATGAAGATGCTCATATAAGTGATACAGGTGAAATTAAATGGCATGCTCAAAAGAAAAATGAAACTATCTTTGTAATCAATTCAAAAAAGATCCAGTCAGCAACAGGATTCTTAAAAAATAGAAAAATAGATCTTGACAATATAAGCTTAAATCTTGATAAAGATTGTTCTGTTATACTTTGCTCAATGGATGAAAAAGATATTGATAAATCACAAAGGCTGTTATTATCTATTACAGGTGCACAAAAAAACACCGACCAACGTAAATCATATAAAAACGGTTTAACCGATTGGGGTAAAGGACCTGTACTTATGGAAAGGATTAATGGCAATATTAGCCTTTTACTTGATGATACTAAGAGTTATGATTTGTATCTTTTGGATACATCGGGAAGAAGGATTAAAAAGCTTGATTATGTAAAAAATGAAGGTAAAATCACTATTCAATGGAAATACGATGGATTTTGGCTGGAAATACAGCAATGATGAAAAACCCCGCTGTCACCTTCGCTTAAAAAAATACTTTATTTGATTTTTAAGTTGT
Protein-coding regions in this window:
- a CDS encoding cohesin domain-containing protein produces the protein MMSRLSDPVDNYELTAGVYSPDSYEMNDDMYDVKYFGNSVYLGSSIFGTIDNLYDDDVYKFNIYKNTNLGVRLQNIPVGKDYNLCIYSYDEITGNFTLKNSSTLTGNADETINIQLPQGEYYAKVFSVSGYTAIDSYKLTIKDEDLGNVSVNFDKTIAAQGDIITATVKLDKINLLSGCQLNLRYDPSILKPLLNDLSPFTATTVPSGRNIFLNSAYSPFTTARNNLEKGILNFAMGYTDIGAYKQAGVAETSGVVAVIKFKVLKYSQAYVFLQYSQTMDDSWNGVYLYDWDGNKINTGFEVVGPATANVSAPANIPPIPETYGDSTPDVKVLPQQSTMLRGNRLKKMQMVL
- a CDS encoding carbohydrate binding domain-containing protein produces the protein MKIKFIYFLLCLMIFITSINDISAYNTGWYNASVKSIEEGSVPDVSSLVLDAPAGKYGFVQVKDGHFYFENGKRIKFWGVNFSFGANFPTHENAEKVANDLSKLGFNIVRLHHMDTEPSPVGIFKNGGNTLELDENQLDKLDYLIYQLKSKGIYINMNLLVGRKFKKSDGILEEINSNSKVAALFDDKLISLQKDYAKKVLTHYNKYTKMTYAEDPCLAMVEISNEYSIFATLNKDINSGLFYSIDNDLSKYYENMLDLKWSQWLKNKYGTLKALESAWGDKQETFTGNKVLNNSFEDYSLKPWMFEIHNGIKSNYTYDSNSTDGQKSIKVEVDKVMAKGYQLQLKQLGIQLKKGKRYLLTFNSKASNSKNINLNFMNNKSPYQNYGLNESFNITTSWNKYSTIFLSTENTDKNSRLSFSLGNSIGTIWFDDISLTELKQHGINDDEKGGFNSIKRTKWIDRMAVTPNRFNDNIEFYYSLEKIYFQDMLNFLKNELKVKTPTSTSSGYYGLTDLYAQCEGDFTNSHIYWDHPVFPEKPWDSKNFTMKNLSLIEQNGQTKSKNYLSGIIGSIAKSKVIDKPLVVSEINLCFPNNYEYELTPILAAYASLQDWDGIIFYSYSHNGNFINNKNMIENYFDLKSSSGKLSQMPSCSAFFLKSYLSKALKTITVDFPYDYIFKLFPESSIVEDIHKVIPSSLLYTHMLQTSLNSKSNISKLNSLTPEEYKKLINEDAHISDTGEIKWHAQKKNETIFVINSKKIQSATGFLKNRKIDLDNISLNLDKDCSVILCSMDEKDIDKSQRLLLSITGAQKNTDQRKSYKNGLTDWGKGPVLMERINGNISLLLDDTKSYDLYLLDTSGRRIKKLDYVKNEGKITIQWKYDGFWLEIQQ